The following proteins are co-located in the Phragmites australis chromosome 10, lpPhrAust1.1, whole genome shotgun sequence genome:
- the LOC133931284 gene encoding uncharacterized protein LOC133931284 yields MQPRSRIRGRGPPPSGGRYRRRSPPPPSPRHKRLPRDPPPPQSQRRSPDLPPPRRYEENHLPGGSAVCGRSRADILLEAGRLAAHYLVAKGVLPEDILRVREDPKRNPVSRPEPPVPAPGPAPASYVRKRGEDDGPRWGRSGGGAGVWGRGKGDDDRQVRRSGWDSRSNSFDGRRKHNDGGSGGDVDLGVGGRRTRDYDEPKRRPMSRSYSHNDRRASVDGRVDRRRRSRSRSRSRSRTRTRTRSDYGGSRRDSEWRAGSRDLDHTKVPDSGIIPAAAGDGDVHYADGDEMPRQPKVPSSVVVAEVNDSAGQAMAIEDGLMESEIIGLDHAQNISEDEDGEFAEGISEDEDGEFAEDISEDEDGEFAVTGLNDEDGGEVDVSQRQLSDVDVHPSESVEEPMHMQPQLSNVEDKNETGTARMDACMVEPLADNNGCSEVSYEMEAPLGEVETGVGDLNRDEQELPAWYRIFDLNAVETPEGCEMSKISGGPPAEHVSDYAPDLLGRMNEQANYDTSQTQGQDGHAGSNHLLEDGHDLNNCDLNNEADEHAQDDTLEIQGQDEHAGDNHLLEDGHDLIKYDLNNEADEQAQDNHLLSNEELLLNHGMAVHHLDNCHLSNEQMLLKQIADEQEHDHQENKRMLINQGTIVQGLDSHHVNDERLLLSHGADEHQDEYHRMEQEPMPFPLGVHDLDSYDLKSEEILLNKGEDQHAADICHLKDGQILLDLVADGEGRVHNMGNGRTIPVIDLEDDYEEQSDTRDTGSDISHKYTDNVLQKHTCSQDQQTSSFPDNPQTTKQAASSSSVTPKFGMETGVLEGVL; encoded by the exons ATGCAGCCGAGGTCCCGCATTCGCGGCCGCGGCCCACCGCCCTCGGGAGGACGCTACCGTCGCCGATCCCCGCCTCCGCCCTCCCCGCGCCACAAGCGCCTCCCGCGTGACCCGCCCCCTCCCCAGTCGCAGAGGCGCAGCCCTGACCtaccgccgccgcggcgctaCGAGGAGAATCACCTCCCCGGCGGCTCCGCCGTCTGCGGGCGTTCGCGTGCCGACATCCTGCTCGAGGCCGGCCGGCTCGCCGCGCACTACTTGGTCGCCAAAGGCGTCCTCCCCGAGGACATTCTCCGGGTCAGGGAGGACCCAAAGCGCAATCCCGTCTCCCGCCCCGAGCCCCCCGTTCCCGCTCCCGGTCCCGCTCCCGCCAGCTACGTGAGGAAGCGAGGCGAGGACGACGGTCCGAGGTGGGGGCGGAGTGGAGGCGGAGCTGGGGTCTGGGGCCGCGGCAAGGGGGACGACGACAGGCAAGTCCGGAGGTCGGGGTGGGACAGCAGGAGCAACAGCTTCGACGGCAGGCGTAAGCACAacgacggcggcagcggcggtgatGTTGACCTGGGCGTGGGCGGCCGCCGGACACGCGACTACGATGAGCCGAAGAGACGGCCAATGTCAAGGTCCTATTCACATAACGATCGCCGGGCGTCGGTTGATGGCAGAGTGGATCGAAGGAGGAGAAGTAGGAGCAggagcagaagcagaagcaggacCAGGACCAGGACCAGGAGCGACTACGGTGGCAGCAGGAGGGATTCAGAATGGCGAGCAGGCAGTCGTGATTTGGATCACACCAAGGTGCCAGACTCTGGCATTATTCCTGCCGCTGCTGGTGATGGTGATGTGCACTACGCAGATGGTGATGAAATGCCAAGGCAGCCGAAGGTACCTAGTTCTGTGGTGGTTGCAGAGGTGAATGACAGTGCTGGACAAGCTATGGCTATCGAAGATGGGCTGATGGAGTCAGAGATCATTGGACTGGATCATGCTCAAAACATTTCTGAAGACGAGGATGGCGAGTTTGCAGAAGGCATTTCTGAAGACGAGGATGGTGAGTTTGCAGAAGACATTTCTGAAGACGAGGATGGTGAGTTTGCAGTTACTGGCTtaaatgatgaagatggtggtgaagtGGATGTCTCCCAGCGCCAACTGTCTGATGTGGATGTCCATCCATCGGAGTCTGTTGAGGAACCAATGCATATGCAGCCCCAGCTCAGCAATGTTGAGGACAAAAATGAAACTGGCACTGCAcgcatggatgcatgcatggtagaaCCATTGGCAGACAACAATGGTTGCTCTGAAGTAAGTTATGAAATGGAGGCTCCACTGGGTGAAGTTGAAACTGGTGTTGGTGATCTTAATAGAGATGAACAAGAGCTGCCAGCTTGGTACAGAATTTTTGACCTCAACGCCGTCGAAACTCCAGAGGGCTGTGAAATGTCCAAGATTTCTGGCGGTCCTCCTGCAGAGCATGTTAGTGATTATGCGCCTGATTTACTCGGTCGGATGAACGAACAAGCGAACTATGATACTTCACAAACTCAAGGTCAAGATGGGCATGCAGGGTCTAATCACCTGTTGGAGGATGGGCATGATTTGAATAACTGTGATCTGAACAATGAGGCTGATGAACATGCACAGGATGATACTTTAGAAATTCAAGGTCAAGATGAGCATGCTGGGGATAATCACCTGTTGGAGGATGGACATGATTTGATTAAGTATGATCTGAACAATGAGGCTGATGAGCAGGCACAGGATAATCACCTGTTGAGCAATGAGGAATTACTTCTAAATCATGGCATGGCTGTGCATCATTTGGATAATTGCCATCTGAGCAATGAGCAAATGCTTCTGAAGCAAATTGCGGATGAACAGGAACATGATCATCAGGAGAACAAGCGGATGCTTATAAATCAGGGCACTATAGTGCAAGGTTTGGACAGTCACCATGTGAATGATGAACGGTTGCTGCTAAGTCATGGTGCGGATGAGCATCAAGATGAATATCACCGGATGGAGCAAGAGCCCATGCCTTTTCCTTTGGGTGTGCATGATTTGGATAGCTACGATCTGAAGAGCGAGGAAATACTTTTAAATAAAGGTGAAGACCAACATGCAGCAGATATATGCCATTTGAAGGATGGACAAATACTTTTAGATCTGGTTGCGGATGGAGAAGGTAGAGTTCACAATATGGGCAATGGGCGAACAATTCCAGTAATTGATCTGGAAGATGATTACGAAGAGCAGTCTGATACCAGGGATACTGG AAGTGATATCTCACATAAATACACGGATAATGTTCTACAAAAACATACCTGTTCTCAAGACCAGCAAACCTCAAGTTTTCCGGACAATCCTCAGACTACCAAACAagcagcttcttcttcatctgtTACACCAAAATTTGGAATGGAAACAGGTGTATTGGAAGGGGTGCTGTGA
- the LOC133931340 gene encoding MADS-box transcription factor 16 has product MGRGKIEIKRIENATNRQVTYSKRRTGIMKKARELTVLCDAQVAIIMFSSTGKYHEFCSPGTDIKNIFDRYQQAIGNSLWIEQYENMQRTLSHLKDINRNLRTEIRQRMGEDLDTLEFDELRGLEQNVDTALKEVRHRKYHVITTQTETYKKKVKHSYEAYKNLQQELGMREDPAFGFVDNTGAGWDGAVALGGGGGAPDMHAFRVVPSQPNLHGMAYGSHDLRLG; this is encoded by the exons ATGGGGCGCGGCAAGATCGAGATAAAGCGGATCGAGAACGCGACCAACCGGCAGGTGACCTACTCCAAGCGCCGCACGGGGATCATGAAGAAGGCGCGCGAGCTCACCGTGCTCTGCGACGCCCAGGTCGCCATCATCATGTTCTCCTCCACCGGCAAGTACCACGAGTTCTGCAGCCCAGGAACCGA CATCAAGAACATCTTTGACCGCTACCAGCAGGCCATCGGGAACAGCCTATGGATCGAGCAGTACGAG AATATGCAGCGCACGCTGAGCCATCTCAAGGACATCAATCGCAACCTGCGCACTGAGATCAG GCAAAGGATGGGTGAAGATCTGGACACTCTGGAGTTCGACGAGCTGCGCGGTCTTGAGCAAAATGTTGATACTGCTCTCAAGGAGGTTCGCCACAGGAAG TATCATGTGATCACCACACAGACTGAAACCTACAAGAAGAAG GTGAAGCACTCGTACGAGGCCTACAAGAACCTGCAGCAGGAGCTG GGCATGCGCGAGGACCCGGCGTTCGGGTTCGTGGACAACACGGGTGCTGGGTGGGACGGCGCGGTGGcgctgggcggcggcggcggagcgccggacatgcacgccttccgcgtgGTGCCCAGCCAGCCCAACCTGCACGGCATGGCCTACGGCTCCCACGACCTGCGCCTCGGCTAA
- the LOC133931337 gene encoding probable methyltransferase PMT24, whose product MAGAGRSSRGGGKRGAASATASACVYYATTGLLVALCVAGAYFLTSTSAASADGDAVTAYRHTTRSSFAYEVTREKAPPSPPREVDADDAQAGKAGVESGADEEGALDDPHAKPDDRDHQHASDEVSSEEESKSSAAVAMKGERSEEGDHAAAGEANAEDTAATSAHGREEDKGQEAVREESHDPQEQEQQPQLQMPHEETRAAAVEEKSLDGGIEEESNAGQRQREEEQAAAGSLRLEVQEDPQTEGDERMEQHQPEEERGNDQPQSEEYGNTSMSDAVGEAFRNRDTDDGDGDKPAVSQRKEDVDGNASQGDHSVVDSLVGEARTEEQKAWSTQADQSHREKDRREDNAASNENDSNGAGEEHEWRVCNVKAGADYIPCLDNEKAIKKLRPENYRRYEHRERHCPDEGPTCLVALPSGYRRPVEWPKSRDRIWYSNVPHTKLVAVKGHQNWVKVSGRYLTFPGGGTQFIHGALHYIDFLQQSVRGIAWGKHTRVVLDVGCGVASFGGYLFERDVVTMSFAPKDEHEAQVQMALERGIPAISAVMGSKRLPFPSKAFDLVHCARCRVPWHADGGALLLELNRVLRPGGFFVWSATPVYQKLTEDVEIWKAMSALTKSMCWELVSIKKDRLNGVGVAFYHKPTSNECYETRRRRQPPMCSDDNDANAAWYIRLNSCMHRVPTGPSERGARWPAEWPRRVRTPPYWLNSSQAGVYGKPAPEDFTVDYEHWRRVVDRSYLNGLGVDWSTVRNVMDMRAAYGGFAAALRDKKIWVMNVVNVDAPDTLPIIFERGLFGIYHDWCESFSTYPRTYDLLHADHLFSKIKDRCAVMPVVVEVDRIVRPGGSIIVRDESSTIGEVEKHLRSLHWDVRLTLSKNEEGVLYAVKSDWRPELLEEPS is encoded by the exons ATGGCGGGGGCCGGCCGGAGCTCGCGCGGCGGCGGGAAGCGCGGTGCCGCGTCGGCCACGGCGTCGGCGTGCGTCTACTACGCCACGACGGGGCTTCTCGTCGCGCTGTGCGTCGCGGGGGCCTACTTCCTCACGTCCACCTCCGCGGCGTCCGCCGACGGGGACGCGGTCACCGCGTACCGCCACACGACGCGGTCTTCGTTCGCGTACGAGGTGACCAGGGAGAAggccccgccgtcgccgccgcgcgaGGTGGACGCCGACGACGCGCAGGCGGGGAAGGCTGGTGTTGAGAGTGGCGCCGATGAGGAGGGCGCCTTGGACGACCCGCATGCCAAGCCTGATGATCGTGATCATCAGCATGCCTCTGACGAGGTGAGTAGCGAGGAGGAGTCCAAGAGCTCTGCGGCGGTCGCCATGAAGGGCGAGAGGAGCGAGGAAGGTGACCACGCGGCAGCCGGCGAGGCGAACGCAGAGGACACGGCGGCGACTAGCGCACACGGCAGAGAGGAGGATAAAGGGCAGGAAGCCGTGCGTGAAGAGAGCCACGATCCACAAGAACAAGAGCAGCAGCCGCAGCTGCAGATGCCGCATGAAGAGACCCGGGCTGCTGCCGTGGAGGAGAAGAGCTTGGACGGCGGCATCGAGGAGGAGAGCAACGCGGGGCAGCGGCAGCGAGAGGAAGAGCAGGCCGCCGCAGGAAGCCTACGCCTGGAAGTGCAAGAGGACCCGCAGACCGAAGGCGACGAACGAATGGAGCAGCATCAACCAGAGGAGGAGCGCGGCAATGACCAACCGCAGAGCGAAGAGTACGGGAACACGTCAATGTCAGACGCCGTCGGCGAGGCCTTTCGTAATCGGGATACGgatgacggcgacggcgacaagCCTGCCGTGTCCCAGCGCAAGGAGGACGTCGACGGCAATGCCAGCCAAGGCGACCACAGCGTGGTGGACTCGCTCGTCGGCGAAGCCCGCACGGAGGAGCAGAAGGCGTGGTCGACGCAGGCCGACCAGTCCCACCGGGAGAAAGACCGGCGCGAGGATAACgcggccagcaacgagaacgaCAGCAacggcgccggcgaggagcaCGAGTGGCGGGTGTGCAACGTGAAGGCGGGCGCGGACTACATCCCGTGTCTGGACAACGAGAAGGCCATCAAGAAGCTGCGGCCGGAGAACTACCGGCGGTACGAGCACCGGGAGCGGCACTGCCCCGACGAGGGCCCGACGTGCCTCGTCGCACTACCGAGCGGCTACCGCCGGCCCGTCGAGTGGCCAAAGAGCCGAGACAGG ATATGGTACAGCAATGTGCCGCACACGAAGCTGGTGGCGGTGAAGGGTCACCAGAATTGGGTGAAGGTGAGTGGGCGGTACCTGACCTTCCCCGGCGGCGGCACGCAGTTCATCCATGGCGCCCTGCACTACATCGATTTCCTTCAGCAG TCCGTGCGCGGGATCGCGTGGGGGAAGCACACGCGTGTGGTGCTCGACGTCGGCTGCGGCGTGGCCAGCTTCGGCGGCTACCTGTTCGAGCGCGACGTGGTGACCATGTCGTTCGCGCCCAAGGACGAGCACGAGGCGCAGGTGCAGATGGCGCTCGAGCGGGGGATCCCGGCCATCTCCGCCGTCATGGGCTCCAAGCGCCTGCCCTTCCCCAGCAAGGCGTTCGACCTCGTCCATTGCGCGCGATGCCGTGTCCCTTGGCATGCCGACG GTGGCGCTCTACTCCTGGAGCTGAACCGCGTCCTGCGGCCCGGCGGCTTCTTCGTCTGGTCGGCGACGCCGGTGTACCAGAAGCTGACGGAAGACGTCGAGATCTGGAAAG CAATGTCAGCTCTGACGAAGTCCATGTGCTGGGAGCTGGTGTCGATCAAGAAAGACCGGCTCAATGGCGTCGGCGTCGCCTTCTACCACAAGCCGACGTCCAATGAGTGCTACGAGACCAGGAGGCGGCGGCAGCCTCCGATGTGCAGCGACGACAACGACGCGAACGCGGCGTGGTACATCCGCCTGAACTCGTGCATGCACCGCGTGCCGACGGGTCCGTCGGAGCGCGGCGCGAGGTGGCCCGCCGAGTGGCCGCGGCGGGTGCGAACGCCGCCGTACTGGCTCAACAGCTCGCAGGCCGGGGTGTACGGGAAGCCGGCGCCAGAGGACTTCACGGTGGACTACGAGCACTGGCGGCGCGTCGTCGACAGGTCGTACCTCAACGGCCTGGGCGTCGACTGGTCCACTGTCAGGAACGTCATGGACATGAGAGCCGCCTATGGAGG GTTCGCAGCCGCGCTCCGGGACAAGAAGATCTGGGTCATGAACGTCGTCAACGTCGACGCACCCGACACGCTGCCCATCATCTTCGAGCGCGGACTGTTCGGCATCTACCATGACTGGTGCGAGTCCTTCAGCACCTATCCGAGAACCTACGACCTCCTGCACGCCGATCACCTCTTCTCCAAAATTAAGGACAG aTGCGCGGTTATGCCGGTGGTGGTCGAGGTCGACAGGATCGTCAGGCCGGGGGGCAGCATCATCGTGCGCGACGAGTCCAGCACCATCGGCGAGGTGGAGAAGCACCTCAGGTCGCTTCACTGGGACGTGCGTCTGACATTATCCAAGAACGAAGAAGGGGTGCTGTACGCCGTGAAATCGGATTGGCGGCCGGAGCTGCTCGAGGAGCCATCGTAA
- the LOC133931339 gene encoding uncharacterized protein LOC133931339, with the protein MPLRRLAPLLPNPRRLLRSLNPSPAMSPAARVATAADPDEDLCASAAAADAAVEEIAPALPLPPPPVSTEERAERAWAHWRRLGSPRLMVAPMVDNSELPFRMLCRRYGADAAYTPMLHSRIFSENDKYRSMEFTTCKEDRPLFVQFCANDPDILLQAAKIVEPYCDYVDINFGCPQRIARRGNYGAFLMDNLPLVKSLVQNLSANLHVPVSCKIRIFPRLEDTLTYAKMLEEAGASLVAVHGRTRDEKDGRKFRADWDAIKAVKDALRIPVLANGNIRHMEDVQNCLEHTGVDGVLSAETLLENPALFAGFRTKEWKEDGDENGDCGLDQADLVIEYLKLCEQYPVPWRMVRSHVHKMLGDWFRVHPEVREELNKQSKLTFEWLHDMVMRLKELGGRIPLYRKESALQATTNGLAASNT; encoded by the exons ATGCCACTGCGCCGCCTCGCTCCTCTCCTCCCGAAcccgcgccgcctcctccgctccCTAAACCCTAGCCCCGCCATGTCCCCTGCCGCCCGCGTCGCCACGGCCGCCGACCCCGACGAGGACCTCTGCGCCAGTGCCGCGGCTGCTGACGCTGCAGTGGAGGAAATCGCGCCGGCCCtgcccctcccgccgcctccggTGTCCACGGAGGAGAGGGCGGAGCGCGCGTGGGCGCACTGGAGGCGGCTGGGGTCCCCGAGGTTGATGGTGGCGCCGATGGTGGACAACTCCGAGCTGCCCTTCCGCATGCTGTGCCGCCGCTACGGCGCCGATGCGGCCTACACGCCCATGCTCCACTCCCGCATCTTCTCAGAGAACGACAAGTATAGGTCCATGGAGTTCACCACGTGCAAG GAGGATCGCCCACTTTTTGTTCAGTTTTGTGCGAATGATCCTGACATTTTGTTACAAGCTGCAAAGATTGTGGAACCATATTGCGACTATGTTGATATCAATTTTGG TTGCCCGCAGCGTATTGCAAGACGGGGGAACTATGGGGCATTTCTCATGGACAACCTTCCCCTTGTAAAATCCCTTGTGCAGAATCTATCAGCTAACCTCCATGTTCCAGTCTCGTGTAAGATTCGCATATTCCCACGATTGGAGGACACGCTAACCTATGCAAAGATGCTTGAGGAAGCTGGTGCCAGTCTTGTGGCTGTCCATGGTCGGACAAGAGATGAAAAAGATGGAAGGAAATTTCGAGCTGACTGGGATGCCATCAAGGCTGTCAAAGATGCTCTCAGAATACCTGTTCTTGCAAATGGAAACATTCGCCATATGGAGGATGTACAGAACTGCCTGGAACATACTGGTGTTGATGGTGTGCTTTCAGCTGAAACCCTTCTAGAAAATCCAGCACTCTTTGCTGGTTTCAGAACAAAGGAATGGAAAGAAGACGGCGATGAAAACGGAGATTGCGGCTTGGACCAGGCTGATCTAGTGATTGAATATTTGAAGCTGTGTGAGCAATACCCTGTTCCGTGGAGAATGGTTAGATCTCATGTCCACAAGATGTTGGGGGACTGGTTTAGGGTGCATCCAGAGGTGAGGGAGGAACTCAATAAGCAGTCCAAGCTCACCTTCGAATGGTTGCATGACATGGTAATGAGACTGAAGGAACTCGGTGGAAGAATACCTCTTTACAGAAAAGAGAGTGCTCTACAGGCAACAACAAATGGGCTGGCTGCTAGCAACACCTGA